Part of the Sporosarcina sp. FSL K6-2383 genome is shown below.
ATCTTGTAAGCGAGTTTCGCCGTTTGAGCGAACGTGAACATAAAGGGTCATTCCAACAAAATGATATTCGTCGTCCCTTCCACTTACTGACAAAACGTGAGTGTGAAGTGCTGCAGCTGTTGACAGACGGACAGAGTAACCGGACAATCGGAGAGACACTGTTCATTTCTGAAAAAACGGTTAAAAATCATGTGTCTAGTATCTTACAAAAGATGGCTGTTAATGACAGAACACAAGCAGTTGTCACGGCGATTAAAAACGGTTGGGTTGAAGTGAAGTAGTCCAAATCGAATGAAATGAAAGGGCCTTCCGTCTTGGAAGAGCCCTTTCATTCTGTATTTTTCTAAGGAGGAAGAAAATGAAGAAAATCATTATATTTACAGTAATGTCGGTGCTATTGCTACTAGGCGCATGCAGTAAGGATGAGGGAACAGCTTCTCCTAACTCAGGATCAGTCGATGATGGTGAGACGACAGCCGGGTATGGGGCGATCGACCATGGCGTAGACGATAAGCAGGTGGGCTTCAATATGTTAGGTGGCGAAATAGAAGAGGCGGCGGATATACCGGTAGAAGAGAAAGAACAGCTTCTGGCTGCATTCGATACGTATATCACAACATTGAATGAGCAGGAGGTAGATGCGCATTTGGCTATGCTGTCGAAGGATGCTTATGATCTTGAGGAAGAACGTGTTTTCATGGAAGAGCAGTTTAGTGAATACAGTCTTAATTACGAAGTATCAAACGTCACGATTGTAAAGTATTCGGCTAAGGAAGCTCAGGTATTTTCAAATATGAAGATGTCCTA
Proteins encoded:
- a CDS encoding nuclear transport factor 2 family protein → MKKIIIFTVMSVLLLLGACSKDEGTASPNSGSVDDGETTAGYGAIDHGVDDKQVGFNMLGGEIEEAADIPVEEKEQLLAAFDTYITTLNEQEVDAHLAMLSKDAYDLEEERVFMEEQFSEYSLNYEVSNVTIVKYSAKEAQVFSNMKMSYKQLSTGLETNPSGRQVTVFVKEDGEWKITSVHHIPDGPKE